One genomic region from Methanotorris formicicus Mc-S-70 encodes:
- a CDS encoding UDP-N-acetylglucosamine 4,6-dehydratase family protein yields the protein MDESQFNELKKFYEGKVILVTGGTGSIGKEIVKTLLNFNPKAIRVLDINETALFELENELNSDKIRCFIGDVRDKDRLKRAIEGVDIVFHAAALKHVPLCEYNPFEAVKTNVIGTQNLIEVALDEEVEKFITISTDKAVNPVNVMGATKLLSERLTISANLYKGKRKTSFSVVRFGNVLNSRGSILPLLKEQIKKGGPVTLTHPEMTRFIMSINEAVKLVLKACYLAKGGEIFILKMPSVKIKDLIEVVIEELAPKYGYNPEDIKIEIIGKRPGEKLYEELIVEEEIYKLEELEDMFVVHPYEANTNNKNKKITYNSKDAKFLNKDKIKSILVEINYI from the coding sequence ATGGATGAATCTCAGTTTAATGAGTTAAAAAAATTCTACGAAGGTAAAGTTATTTTAGTTACTGGGGGGACTGGTTCAATAGGAAAAGAAATCGTAAAAACATTATTGAATTTTAATCCAAAGGCAATTAGGGTATTAGATATAAACGAAACTGCATTGTTTGAATTAGAAAACGAGTTAAACTCTGATAAAATTAGATGTTTTATTGGGGATGTTAGGGATAAAGATAGGTTAAAAAGAGCAATTGAGGGTGTTGATATTGTATTCCATGCAGCAGCGTTAAAACACGTTCCCCTCTGCGAATACAACCCCTTCGAAGCAGTAAAAACCAATGTTATAGGGACTCAAAATTTGATTGAAGTGGCATTGGATGAAGAAGTTGAAAAATTTATAACAATAAGCACTGATAAAGCAGTAAATCCAGTAAATGTTATGGGTGCAACTAAATTATTATCTGAAAGATTAACAATTTCAGCAAATTTATATAAAGGAAAAAGAAAAACATCTTTTTCTGTTGTTAGATTTGGGAATGTTTTAAATTCAAGAGGTTCTATACTACCATTACTAAAAGAACAAATAAAGAAAGGGGGGCCTGTAACTTTAACCCATCCAGAAATGACAAGATTTATAATGTCTATTAACGAAGCAGTTAAATTAGTTTTAAAGGCATGTTATTTAGCCAAAGGTGGGGAAATATTTATTTTAAAAATGCCTTCTGTGAAAATTAAGGATTTAATTGAAGTTGTTATTGAAGAACTTGCCCCAAAATATGGTTATAATCCAGAAGACATTAAAATTGAAATCATTGGAAAAAGACCTGGTGAAAAGTTGTATGAAGAACTAATTGTTGAAGAGGAAATTTATAAGTTAGAAGAGTTAGAAGATATGTTTGTTGTTCATCCTTATGAAGCAAATACAAATAATAAAAATAAAAAAATAACCTACAACTCAAAAGATGCTAAATTTTTAAATAAAGATAAGATTAAAAGTATATTGGTAGAAATCAATTATATATGA
- a CDS encoding transposase has protein sequence MSVEVYKLFIPKDEECIAIIREIRWSDRYTCPYCGSKDVVKIQM, from the coding sequence ATGAGCGTCGAAGTATATAAGTTATTCATACCAAAGGATGAGGAGTGTATTGCAATTATAAGGGAGATTAGATGGAGTGATAGATATACTTGCCCATATTGTGGTTCGAAAGATGTTGTAAAGATACAGATGTAA
- a CDS encoding nucleoside recognition domain-containing protein — translation MVVVDYLTPLVESIKISAYYTIKISTIVLITVFVVNYIMNTGIMKKFSDLLSPILKKLKINPLSISSILACFFSPTVGYSILSEGLKENKINEKEIIGTSLANSFPSVLSHTFTFFIPVVVPILGWTGILFVLIRLGVALAKTIIGFVYLSIVSKDYSFEMQNINKMDKKENAKKSFKRTIKFAKRLIPILFFMMTLVIYLSKVGFFDYVERFVQPITNLLNLNPNVGILALTEIMNVQAAIVMAGGFLNENILTPKEVLIGLIIGNVLTFSTRYVKHSLPLHVSLFGAKLGTKIVMINAIITLILDIFIIVGLLLI, via the coding sequence GTGGTGGTTGTGGATTATCTAACACCATTAGTGGAGAGTATTAAAATCTCTGCCTACTACACAATAAAAATATCAACTATTGTTTTAATAACAGTGTTTGTTGTAAATTATATCATGAACACTGGAATTATGAAAAAATTTAGTGATTTATTATCCCCAATTTTAAAAAAATTAAAGATAAATCCTCTTTCAATATCATCAATTTTGGCATGCTTTTTCAGCCCAACTGTTGGATATTCAATTTTATCAGAAGGATTAAAAGAGAATAAAATAAATGAAAAAGAGATTATAGGCACTTCTTTAGCTAATTCATTTCCTTCAGTTTTGTCTCACACATTCACATTCTTTATTCCAGTTGTTGTGCCAATCTTAGGTTGGACAGGAATTTTGTTTGTTTTAATAAGATTAGGGGTTGCTTTAGCAAAGACAATAATTGGATTTGTCTATTTGTCAATTGTATCAAAAGATTATTCTTTTGAAATGCAAAATATAAATAAAATGGATAAAAAAGAAAATGCAAAGAAATCATTTAAAAGAACTATCAAATTTGCTAAAAGATTGATACCAATTTTGTTTTTTATGATGACTTTGGTTATCTATCTATCCAAAGTTGGATTTTTTGATTATGTTGAGAGATTTGTTCAACCAATAACAAACTTATTAAATCTAAATCCCAATGTTGGAATTTTGGCATTGACGGAGATTATGAATGTGCAAGCGGCAATAGTTATGGCTGGTGGATTTTTAAATGAAAATATCTTAACTCCAAAAGAGGTTTTAATTGGATTAATCATTGGAAATGTCTTAACTTTTTCTACAAGGTATGTTAAACATTCTCTACCTTTACATGTTTCTCTATTTGGAGCTAAGTTAGGGACTAAAATAGTTATGATTAATGCAATCATTACTCTAATATTAGATATTTTTATAATAGTTGGATTACTATTAATTTAA